The Comamonas sp. 26 DNA window TCAAACAGGCCGTGAAGCAACAGGGTTAGATACAGCTCATTTGGAGATTTTCCTTTCCAAAGGCAAGGCGGAGCCGCCGGTTTCCGGCCGGTGTTCTTTACGCTTAACCTTGCATATGAAGTCCCATGTTGATTACCGGATTTCATTACACGGTTAAACAACAGGTTTCAGTTGCAATTTATCACAATCATTTCAAAAAACTGTTTCAAAAAATGTCAACCATTTTCACAGGGCATTAGCAGGAAACATGTGTTTGACTACATTGAAGGGCTCTACAACCTGTCACGTCGCCGCAGTCATCTGGGCGATTCAGTCCCGAGGCGTTTGAACGCGACCGGACATGAGGCTGGGATTTGCCAACTGCAGCAGAGGCAGTCCATCTGACGGAAGTTCTGACGCACCACGCCTGAAATGGCATGTGGATTCAACTGATCAATGCAGCACAATGACTTCAAAGGCAGCTTCTGGCTAAACGCATACGGTCACACTGGTGGCGCGGCCAGCCTTAATCGGCACAGGTCAAACGACGCACGTGAACGTTGAGGCGTGTGGAAAAGCTATTAGCCTTAACGGATGGGCATACCCAAGACAGGTTTCAGTAAACGCAAGTGGTAAGGGCTCCGAGCAAAATTTGCGAATTTATTCCTGAGGTTCTCAAGCTACTAGGCAAAATTAGGGCAATTTTTATGAATTTTCTGTTTGCAATATGCGAGGTAAGCGCTGTAAGGTAGCGTGAACTAAAGGGCCAGTTTTCCAATTTATTCTGACCATACACACCTCATGAAGCATCAACTTCTCGCCCTGAGCTTTGCGCTGTGCACCGCCATCGCGGCGGCGCAGGACATCAAGGTGGTCTACCATGTCAACACTGATGTGGAAACAGCCGCAGCCATCCTCAACAACATCAGCAATGAACTCAATGCCTCGCCCACCGACAAAATCGTGGTGGTCACGCATGGGCCGGGCGTAGACTTTTTGCTCAACAACGCCAAAGACAGCAAGGGCCGGGAATTCAGCGGTCAGGTCAGCGCTCTGGCTGGGCGCGGCGTGGAATTCAAAGTCTGCAACAACACACTGCAGACGCGAAAAATCGACGCATCCAATCTGTTGATGGAAACCTCGATCGTTCCCTCAGGCGTTGCCGAAGTCGCGCGCCTGCAGGCCAAGGAAGGCTTTGTCTACCTCAAGCCCTGAGCGACACGCCCATGAAAAAAGGCGCTCTTGAGCGCCTTTGCTTTTTGTTTCAGCCGTCAATTCTGCTCAATCGCGATCTGCACGCAGATGGTTCGGCACATGTGCACGACCTTCTCGTTGGCAATGAAGTAATAGATGCTGACCCCTTCACGCCTGCGGCCCAGAATGCCGGACTGGTACAGCGTGTTGAGATGCTGTGACATGTTGGGCTGGGTAGTGTCGATAGCGACCAGCAGTTCTGACACATTTTTCTCGCCATTGCACAGCGCGCTGATGATCTTTAGTCGCATGGGCGCTGCCATGGCCTTGAACAATTCAGCGGCGCTCTCGAAAACGCGGTCATCCTCAATCTCTGACGATTCCATGGAACACTCCTGAGCACGCTAGGCGCATGTAGCCTCCAACCCGGGGCTGTGTGCGCTCATGCCATGGCTGCAGTTTATCGGATGGCTGTGTTTCATTGCGTTCCTGGGCACTTCTTATGCCGTAGAACTACGGGCGGCGCATCCTATAAAAAGAGCAGGTAACGCGCGTTACAGCTGAATTTTTGAGAGTTTTCTTTCTCAAGCCCATTTAAATCGAGCGCAAGCAGCTATCAAAAATTCAAACTGCTTTCCAGTCCAGCGCCCACGCACCGCTTTGCACGTTCTGCAGCCACAGGCAGCAGCTCAGGGTTTTGGCGTCTGTCACTTGCCCAGTGCGCACGTCGCCGATCAACTCGGCAGGCGTCATGCTGCAAACGTCAAGAAATTCGTCGGCATCCAATTGGCGCTCACCCGCCGTCAGGCCTCGGGCAAAGAAGACATGGATGACTTCGGTGGAGTAACCAATCGCCAGATGCATGGGACCGGCATAAGCCCATTCGCGGGCGGTGTAGCCGGTTTCTTCCAGCAGCTCGCGCTGGGCGCAGAACAGGGGCTGCTCGCCCGCGTCTAGCTTGCCTGCGGGGAACTCCGTCATCACCAGGCCCACAGGA harbors:
- a CDS encoding DsrE family protein is translated as MKHQLLALSFALCTAIAAAQDIKVVYHVNTDVETAAAILNNISNELNASPTDKIVVVTHGPGVDFLLNNAKDSKGREFSGQVSALAGRGVEFKVCNNTLQTRKIDASNLLMETSIVPSGVAEVARLQAKEGFVYLKP
- a CDS encoding metalloregulator ArsR/SmtB family transcription factor gives rise to the protein MESSEIEDDRVFESAAELFKAMAAPMRLKIISALCNGEKNVSELLVAIDTTQPNMSQHLNTLYQSGILGRRREGVSIYYFIANEKVVHMCRTICVQIAIEQN
- a CDS encoding NUDIX domain-containing protein, yielding MTQQDKEAHLKEEHLIEHPIKSEVVHQGSFLQVKLDTVRLPHGGEATREYVVHPGAVVVIGLLDDGSVLLERQFRYPVGLVMTEFPAGKLDAGEQPLFCAQRELLEETGYTAREWAYAGPMHLAIGYSTEVIHVFFARGLTAGERQLDADEFLDVCSMTPAELIGDVRTGQVTDAKTLSCCLWLQNVQSGAWALDWKAV